A region of the Candidatus Acetothermia bacterium genome:
GCAAGGGCGAGCTGCCGGCGCTCGATCTCGTCCAGGTCCGCGGCCAGCACGTCCTCGCGACCCTGGAGCCGGGCCAGCTCGAGGGCCCGCTCCGCATGCTCCTGAAGCTCCTCGCCGCCGTAGCCCAGGGCGCGGAGCTTGAACAGGAGGTTCCCGGCCACCGTGCGCCCGCCCAGGATGGCCGGGGCCTCCGGGACATACCCCACCCGCCGCCGGAGGTCCCGCGCCTTCCGCGGGGACAGCCGGGCCATGTTCCGCCCGAGGAGGAGGATCTGGCCCCCGTTGGGCTCAGCCTCCCTTAGGATCAGCTTGAGGAGCAGGGTCTTGCCCGAGGACGGCGGCCCGACCACGAACACGAACCCATCCCGGGGAACGCCGAAGGACAGGTTATCCAACACCAGAACCCCATCCTCGGTGGCAAAGCGAAGT
Encoded here:
- a CDS encoding ATP-binding cassette domain-containing protein, which produces MRIAIQVSELRFATEDGVLVLDNLSFGVPRDGFVFVVGPPSSGKTLLLKLILREAEPNGGQILLLGRNMARLSPRKARDLRRRVGYVPEAPAILGGRTVAGNLLFKLRALGYGGEELQEHAERALELARLQGREDVLAADLDEIERRQLALALGLCPDPIVLLCDDPFRDLPALLQDQLMDVLGGIHHAGVAILATTREAGLPRRHGFLPKGQADSPCYLVALRPGVTT